From one Diprion similis isolate iyDipSimi1 chromosome 7, iyDipSimi1.1, whole genome shotgun sequence genomic stretch:
- the LOC124408291 gene encoding INO80 complex subunit E isoform X1 gives MLEGWYCRSIANNNADAEDDDEDSPEEEAPNYKAQYRSLKRKLKFLIYENECFQEALRSTQRKLLKVNRDKSFLLDRLLQYEKVDASFSESDETESSDDEASRLDTSKRKKIEANVNNHSVHHQSAPMKPLSTSKKKKPVPKPPKAQNTPAVHSSNNMLPISLMSDGHMTPEEVERHLESRQTYLELVPEKAPPTVPTEMFSNDPSLDSESNEVGELETSPSNMGEDCLSVDMTAE, from the exons ATGTTGGAAGGATGGTATTGCCGGTCCATCGCAAACAACAACGCAGATGCAGAGGATGATGACGAAGACAGTCCAGAGGAAGAGGCTCCAAACTACAAGGCACAATACAGAAGCCTGAAACGTAAACTGAAGTTTCTCATTTAT GAAAATGAATGTTTTCAAGAAGCTCTGAGATCGACGCAACGGAAATTGCTAAAAGTCAACAGAGACAAAAGTTTTCTACTCGATCGATTACTACAATATGAAAAAGTTGATGCTTCATTCAGTGAAAGTGATGAAACTGAATCATCCGATGACGAAGCTTCTAGACTTGATACTTCCAAAAG aaaaaaaattgaggcaaACGTTAACAACCATTCAGTTCATCACCAATCAGCACCCATGAAACCTCTCAGTActagtaaaaagaaaaaacctgtTCCCAAACCACCCAAGGCACAGAATACACCTGCA GTGCATTCATCCAATAATATGCTACCTATATCTTTGATGTCCGACGGTCATATGACACCGGAAGAAGTAGAACGGCATTTAGAATCACGCCAGACATACCTCGAACTTGTTCCAGAGAAGGCGCCACCCACAGTACCCACAGAAATGTTCAGCAATGATCCTTCATTGGACAg TGAGTCCAACGAAGTCGGAGAACTGGAAACATCGCCAAGCAATATGGGTGAAGATTGCCTCAGTGTGGACATGACAGCTGAGTGA
- the LOC124408291 gene encoding INO80 complex subunit E isoform X2, producing MLEGWYCRSIANNNADAEDDDEDSPEEEAPNYKAQYRSLKRKLKFLIYENECFQEALRSTQRKLLKVNRDKSFLLDRLLQYEKVDASFSESDETESSDDEASRLDTSKRKKIEANVNNHSVHHQSAPMKPLSTSKKKKPVPKPPKAQNTPAVHSSNNMLPISLMSDGHMTPEEVERHLESRQTYLELVPEKAPPTVPTEMFSNDPSLDSCIVFQ from the exons ATGTTGGAAGGATGGTATTGCCGGTCCATCGCAAACAACAACGCAGATGCAGAGGATGATGACGAAGACAGTCCAGAGGAAGAGGCTCCAAACTACAAGGCACAATACAGAAGCCTGAAACGTAAACTGAAGTTTCTCATTTAT GAAAATGAATGTTTTCAAGAAGCTCTGAGATCGACGCAACGGAAATTGCTAAAAGTCAACAGAGACAAAAGTTTTCTACTCGATCGATTACTACAATATGAAAAAGTTGATGCTTCATTCAGTGAAAGTGATGAAACTGAATCATCCGATGACGAAGCTTCTAGACTTGATACTTCCAAAAG aaaaaaaattgaggcaaACGTTAACAACCATTCAGTTCATCACCAATCAGCACCCATGAAACCTCTCAGTActagtaaaaagaaaaaacctgtTCCCAAACCACCCAAGGCACAGAATACACCTGCA GTGCATTCATCCAATAATATGCTACCTATATCTTTGATGTCCGACGGTCATATGACACCGGAAGAAGTAGAACGGCATTTAGAATCACGCCAGACATACCTCGAACTTGTTCCAGAGAAGGCGCCACCCACAGTACCCACAGAAATGTTCAGCAATGATCCTTCATTGGACAg TTGTATCGTTTTTCAGTGA
- the LOC124408286 gene encoding claspin-like codes for MTTTETSVNVHSDFQSMAGDDSSSGDDVVVQRRSRSKVLPSDDEGDEGDTDSAELKMVDRNVASHKETTSLNKCEVSDVGNIGCEDNEMSEDICGGSQSNGKISKRSKEELDISTNFSKAISQSDDNVRNEEKSWNPTRLSRILDSDSEDEDFNSLFTQKATSKIKNSSLQTPGSDDFYQTIDGHKSANGNKLKRVIGSDSEDEKVADNRELSSIISVADKIKNNKNILKPDKISALIDTDSEDDLPTRREFETSSNENEHSATSTNVISKKGKSEKKRSGSIRAAKEEAMREIHSETQRMLRESQVYLPYHRPKQRTLQEFLNRKKSLPKLPATLATAAKVRMSGELVGKVLEEKEKEAELFYKSSSESDSEDPGSTATNTQLQANVVNNDVKTIPIEDTQKVTTNDLQNCQNKKEIIKQGDKNIGVPRKLFSAENEFNVADCPSPVEDDDLEEMSSVNTHPNQRRKEFKHGLNSVSIPRKLFESECEEPTDANFTTTQESQDINTVDKVQENCEEGSKQLTILNELDPLVESQNADRLVENQNTRINESTEDKENFELKMSEDPFELVGKMTDLQSNKVTKVGENKFEAIIDTPFINNHEVFELNDKKKTESEIRIANEILAENNKTESNELHLGSSESSELSSIASKSQRNKEDQECEDEPIGHVYGLPLPEFDGEKPRVMKTLILPSIMKLIPKLQGSPGMMVELSSPKAGLDELRKRFLKHSVKKTFDSSSEVTVMHTEQTASGLKVINEVLPYKAPSNENNEVSELSKPGTKFMRLKKELQHQMAVQRTNEWKQKEMEIENSKNDDVYDDELSDCEMADDANKDDELSDTEISEPEEDDIPITDKKETYKSPFLDGEAEVSGEELEENQEEEFSEVDDAEDTDSNESINDNEDVCEEDEQSENEDSQNNKFGKLKRIKKAFEDDDSNDSEAEDTGTGLNKEGKSSIRRMKTDVDIFATDNNSQDDSMSSTEGDLPVYQRSDERSQSCATPSVINNSLSLISPITQLTALNTGSELTSTDFRSVHNSSQSMTPLGVGDTPIEEKHYRTYSPEKREKLQKQLFADNKGSPNETELMSLCSGPFFSPSDNNELDKLMHTSRKTSVSDAELLELCSGTFATQPVDIEKLEASQTKEQMKEKQNETDDMKFLSHSSKKIFQQPHSDSNELKIVFSSDDEDDTFSLYLKNSKSRKSRKKVKTLKLSDDEDENDGEISLNFNEKQDVDENFVDYDSEENEIIVPKKDIKKTAAGFLDEEAELSESEWGSSDEDEKDLDKLDMEEGDLEDIDQDQVKKQLEKMHMKQVLDEDQREVRLLQEILLEDGELHSDGASRQRKFKWKNIDKLGDDNEQPLQNIDEEANTLEDPTEVESELEWRKQRLEREQFLKEHKINAAEKLEKEMDDSQLFELGLRALKRNKCNKTLNKNSSIDSEISGLPVPRNTVADLFAKPGSGTKTSAIQTAIHRGSFLARGEESLARLSLITKQNSDQTTIRTKNPRNFVFAHLSPAIEVSAEDDTKSYSQENDNTAAAKSRKRKPAFNMTPLASKKSKKEFHKNSRSKLFD; via the exons ATGACGACTACAGAAACATCAGTAAACGTTCATAGTGATTTTCAATCAATGGCTGGTGATGACTCGAGCTCAGGAGATGATGTTGTTGTACAGCGTAGAAGTAGAAGTAAAGTCTTACCTTCTGACGACGAAGGAGACGAAGGTGATACTGATTCTGCAGAACTGAAAATGGTCGATCGAAATGTTGCCAGTCACAAGGAAACAACAAGTTTAAATAAATGTGAAGTGTCAGATGTTGGAAATATAGGCTGTGAAGATAATGAGATGTCAGAAGATATATGTGGCGGTTCACAAAGTAATGGCAAAATATCTAAAAGATCCAAAGAAGAGCTAGacatttctacaaatttttccaaagcGATATCACAGAGTGATGATAATGTCAGAAACGAAGAGAAGTCCTGGAATCCAACTAGGCTTTCACGTATTCTAGACAGTGATTCTGAAGATGAAGATTTCAATTCACTGTTTACACAAAAAGCGACCAGTAAAATCAAGAATTCTTCTCTGCAAACTCCTGGTTCCGATGACTTTTATCAAACAATTGACGGTCATAAGAGTGCAAACGGTAATAAACTTAAAAGAGTCATAGGCAGTGATTCAGAAGATGAGAAAGTCGCTGATAATAGAGAACTTTCAAGTATTATCAGTGTGgctgataaaattaaaaataacaaaaatatctTG AAGCCAGATAAAATCAGCGCACTAATTGATACGGATTCTGAAGATGATCTCCCAACCAGGCGTGAATTTGAAACatcatcaaatgaaaatgagcatTCCGCCACATCGACTAATGTTATAAGCAAAAAAGGAAAGTCGGAGAAGAAACGAAGT GGATCGATCAGAGCAGCGAAGGAAGAAGCGATGCGTGAGATACATAGTGAAACGCAGAGAATGCTAAGAGAAAGCCAAGTTTATCTACCTTATCACAGACCCAAACAACGCACGCTACAAGAATTTTTGAACAGGAAGAAAAGTTTGCCAAAACTACCTGCAACACTGGCTACTGCAGCGAAAGTTAGAATGTCTGGTGAGCTTGTGGG CAAAGTTttggaggagaaggagaaagaagcAGAACTCTTTTACAAATCATCATCAGAATCTGATAGCGAAGACCCTGGTTCCACTGCCACCAACACACAGCTACAAGCAAACGTTGTTAATAATGATGTGAAAACTATTCCTATCGAAGACACTCAGAAAGTCACAACTAATGACCTCCAAAATTGCCAGAATAAAAAAGAGATTATTAAACAAGGAGATAAGAACATTGGTGTGCCAAGGAAATTGTTTAGCGCCGAGAATGAATTCAACGTAGCTGATTGTCCCTCACCTGTTGAAGATGATGATTTGGAAGAAATGTCAAGTGTAAATACACACCCCAATCAACGACGTAAAGAATTTAAACATGGTCTAAATAGTGTTAGCATaccaagaaaattatttgaatcagAATGTGAGGAGCCAACGGATGCAAATTTTACAACAACCCAGGAAAGTCAGGATATCAATACCGTTGACAAAGTTCAGGAAAATTGCGAGGAAGGCAGTAAGCAATTGACAATTTTAAATGAGTTAGATCCGCTGGTAGAGAGTCAAAACGCTGATCGACTTGTGGAAAATCAAAACACTAGGATAAACGAATCAACCGAAGataaggaaaattttgaactcaAAATGTCAGAAGATCCATTTGAATTGGTGGGGAAGATGACAGATCTGCAAAGCAATAAAGTTACGAAAGTTggtgaaaacaaatttgaagctATAATAGATACGCCGTTCATTAATAATCATGAGGTTTTTGAATTGAacgacaaaaagaaaacagaatcTGAGATACGTATTGCTAATGAAATTTTAGCGGAGAATAACAAGACTGAATCTAATGAACTTCACTTGGGCTCATCAGAGTCTTCCGAATTGTCATCAATTGCTAGCAAGTCACAGCGCAATAAAGAAGATCAAGAATGTGAAGATGAACCAATAGGTCATGTTTATGGATTACCACTACCAGAATTCGATGGTGAAAAGCCCAGAGTAATGAAAACTTTAATTCTACCAAGCATTATGAAATTAATTCCGAAACTTCAAGGGTCACCAGGTATGATGGTTGAACTGTCGTCTCCAAAAGCTGGTCTTGACGAATTgaggaaaagatttttaaagCACTCTgttaaaaaaactttcgatTCTAGTTCAGAAGTTACTGTAATGCACACAGAGCAGACCGCAAGTGGTCTCAAAGTTATAAATGAAGTTCTACCGTATAAAGCACcaagtaatgaaaataacgAGGTTTCGGAATTAAGCAAACCTGGCACAAAATTCATGCGCTTGAAGAAAGAGTTGCAGCATCAGATGGCAGTACAACGCACCAATGAATGGAAACAAAAGGAaatggaaattgaaaactCAAAGAACGATGACGTTTACGATGATGAGTTGTCTGATTGTGAAATGGCAGATGATGCTAACAAAGATGACGAGCTGAGCGATACTGAAATAAGTGAACCTGAAGAAGATGACATACCCATcacagataaaaaagaaacttacaAAAGTCCTTTTTTGGATGgggaggctgaagttagtggAGAGGAATTAGAAGAAAACCAAGAGGAAGAGTTCAGCGAAGTGGATGATGCTGAGGACACGGACAGCAATGAAAGTATTAATGATAATGAAGACGTATGTGAAGAAGATGAGCAGAGTGAAAATGAAGATAGTCAAAACAATAAGTTTGGCAAATTAAAACGCATAAAGAAAGCTTTCGAAGATGACGATTCAAATGATTCCGAAGCAGAGGATACTGGAACTGGTCTAAATAAAGAGGGAAAAAGTAGTATCAGAAGAATGAAAACAGATGTTGATATATTTGCAACTGACAACAATAGCCAAGATGACTCAATGAGTAGTACAGAGGGTGATTTACCCGTGTATCAACGATCAGACGAAAGAAGTCAGTCCTGTGCAACACCATCAGTGATAAATAATTCACTTAGTTTAATTTCACCGATTACACAATTGACAGCTTTGAACACAGGCTCAGAATTAACTAGTACAGATTTCAGATCAGTGCACAATTCTTCGCAATCAATGACGCCGTTAGGTGTGGGAGATACCCcaatagaagaaaaacattATCGTACCTACAGTCCTGAAAAACGTGAGAAGTTGCAAAAACAATTGTTCGCTGATAACAAGGGTTCACCAAACGAGACTGAATTAATGAGTTTATGCTCCGGTCCATTTTTCAGTCCAAGTGACAACAACGAATTGGATAAACTGATGCATACGTCAAGAAAAACAAGCGTATCTGATGCAGAATTACTGGAGTTATGCTCAGGAACCTTTGCAACTCAACCTgttgatattgaaaaacttgaagcTTCGCAAACGAAAGaacagatgaaagaaaaacaaaatgaaacagatgatatgaaatttttgagccatagttcaaagaaaatatttcagcaaCCTCATTCAGATTCGAATGAACTTAAGATAGTATTTTCATCCGATGATGAGGATGACactttttctttgtatttaaaaaatagcaAGTCAAGAAAATCAAGGAAAAAGGTAAAAACATTGAAACTATCAGAtgatgaggacgaaaatgatgGCGAAATTTCGTTGAATTTCAATGAGAAACAAGatgttgacgaaaattttgttgactACGATTCTGAAGAAAATGAGATAATAGTACCAAAGAAGGATATCAAAAAAACTGCCGCTGGTTTCCTTGATGAAGAGGCAGAATTATCTGAGAGTGAATGGGGATCTTcggatgaagatgaaaaagattTGGATAAACTTGATATGGAAGAGGGAGATTTAGAAGACATTGATCAAGATCAAGTTAAAAAACAATTGGAGAAGATGCATATGAAACAAGTATTGGATGAAGATCAGAGAGAAGTTAGACTGTTACAGGAAATTTTGTTAGAAGATGGAGAACTACATTCGGATGGTGCAAGTCGCCAACGAAAATTTAAGTGGAAAAATATTG ATAAATTGGGGGATGATaatgaacagccgttgcagaATATAGATGAAGAAGCTAACACTTTAGAAGATCCCACTGAAGTAGAAAGTGAATTAGAATGGCGTAAACAGAGACTGGAACGTGAGCAATTCTTAAAAGAGCATAAG ATAAATGCAGCTGAGAAATTGGAAAAGGAAATGGACGATAGTCAGTTATTCGAACTTGGCCTGAGGGCCTTAAAGAGAAACAAATGTAACAAgactttgaacaaaaattcatcaattgaCAGTGAAATATCGGGTTTGCCCGTTCCGCGTAATACCGTTGCAGATTTATTTGCCAAGCCAGGTTCTGGAACAAAAACATCTGCAATCCAA aCCGCCATTCACCGAGGCTCGTTCTTAGCCAGGGGAGAAGAATCCTTGGCTAGGCTTTCTTTAATAACTAAGCAGAATAGTGACCAAACCACCATTAGGACAAAGAATCCAAGGAATTTTGTATTCGCTCATCTCAGTCCCGCTATCGAAGTTTCGGCTGAAGATGATACGAAGTCATATTCCCAAGAAAATGATAATACTGCAGCTGCAAAG tcacGAAAACGGAAACCAGCATTCAACATGACGCCGCTTGCCTcgaagaaatcaaagaaagaatttcacaaaaatagtAGAAGTAAACTGTTTGATTAA
- the LOC124408292 gene encoding ras-related protein Rab-34, which translates to MMQTRSAVYKMIKETAHEERQVSKWQPPFSSDATPYMERDFDIRVRKTCTAERPLLIPKISKVIVLGDVAVGKTSLVNRFCHKLFDNNYKATIGVDFEVERFDVLGVPYNLQIWDTAGQERFKCIAASYYRSANVIVVVFDLGSLMSLSHCRQWLDEAQRCNSGTSQIFLVGTKRDLLSNPVYEVIERRAFAVAQTLQAEFWAVSARTGDGIQELFLRIAALSFNALLLQELQSVRMLSTAGSDIVSLNSKQKDIPEKMIGPRCSNSCLK; encoded by the exons ATGATGCAAACACGCTCCGCAgtttataaaatgataaagGAGACTGCTCACGAAGAAAGACAG GTATCTAAGTGGCAGCCACCATTCTCATCAGACGCAACTCCATACATGGAAAGGGATTTCGATATTCGGGTCCGTAAGACATGTACAGCTGAACGCCCTTTATTGATACCTAAGATATCAAAAGTTATCGTGCTCGGAGATGTGGCTGTCGGCAAAACCTCCTTGGTCAATCG ATTCTGTCACAAACTCTTCGACAATAATTACAAAGCAACCATTGGGGTGGACTTTGAGGTGGAACGATTCGACGTGTTGGGTGTTCCGTACAATTTACAAAT ATGGGATACGGCAGGTCAGGAAAGGTTTAAATGCATCGCGGCATCGTATTACAGAAGCGCGAATG TAATCGTCGTTGTCTTCGATTTGGGAAGCTTGATGTCGTTGTCTCATTGCCGACAATGGCTCGATGAAGCGCAGCGATGTAACAGCGGCACAAGCCAAATTTTCTTGGTTGGCACCAAGAGAGACCTATTG TCAAACCCTGTTTACGAAGTGATCGAAAGACGCGCATTTGCGGTGGCGCAAACATTGCAAGCAGAATTTTGGGCCGTTTCGGCTAGAACTGGTGACGGTATTCAGGAGCTGTTTTTGCGAATAGCTGCGTTATCATTCAATGCCCTGCTTCTGCAGGAATTGCAAAGTGTTCGAATGCTTTCCACAGCGGGCTCTGACATTGTCT CTCTGAATTCGAAACAGAAAGACATTCCAGAAAAAATGATTGGTCCAAGGTGTTCCAATAGTTGtttaaaataa